The following is a genomic window from Lysinibacillus sp. G4S2.
GAAAGCTAAGTTTTGTTGTTTGCCAGTTATTATATAACTTCCGTTGATGACGGAGCCGAGACCTCCGACGCGCGACCAAAGCTTGAACCATCCCTGTCGAATCCGTAACGTCCCCTTGAATATGAATCGAAGCACGTAGCCTCGTTCAAGTAAAGGAGCTAGAATTTCTTCTAGTACGGTGGGAGCTTAAATGTACGCTTCCATGTAATCTGGCAATCAGTAATTCATATTATAAAACAAATCTTGCTATAGTTCAAGTGTCCTGCTCCGATAGAAAAAATTGGCTAAATCATTTTTTTATTTAATGATCTTGAATTTCAAATCTCTTAATCGTAAAATCAGCTTTCCTAATTTTGAATCTGTGAGATAGCCATAATAGACCTCTACTTCTTGTCCACCAAAGCCTACCTTGAATTCGTTAATTTCCTCCTTGTTCGTTACTGCGCCGAAATCATAGCGTGCGTAGCCTTTGCTTCGGAACATCATGATATTTTCCCAAAGTAAATACCGATTGGCGAAGCGGATTTGTTGCTTTAAATCTGGTCTATCCTTGATCCAGACAGCGGTACCTGTATATAAATTAAAGACGATATCTTCATCGACAATGTAAAGCCGATAGCACAGTGCTTCACCTTTGTCGTTTTGAAGCTTTGTATAGACGAGTGCGCCTTTTTCACGAAGTAGTTTCAAGGTTTGCATATGAAACTTTTGAACGCGATCTGTATTTTTTATTTTGGCGAAGGCGTTGTAAAATTGCTGGAATTCCAATAGTTCTTGATCAGAAGGATTTTCTTTTACAATGACCTCATAGGGCTCTTTTTTGGCGCGACGTAGCATATAGCGATTCATTTTTGATAAATTGGCTACTAGGATTTCTTCATCTTGCTGTAGCATGATTTGCAGTGTCTTTTGAGTTTGGAGCGATTGTACAGGTCGCTTTGTTTGATGGTAGCAAACTAGCTTTTTTCTTTCACTGGCATTATTGCGTTCTTCGGCAAAATAAATGTGCTCTATGTTCATAAACATAAATTTTCGTCCTATTGTAAGAATGTTCATTTCCCCCTATATGCGGTAAAGTTGTTTATCCTTTATTATATTTTTAAATCGACGTCCTTTAGAACAAGCCCTGAAAATTCTATCCATCCACCTCACACAACCCACATACAAAAAGCTCACCATCCGAAAATAGTGAGCTTTCTAACAATCTATTATTATTGGTTTTTCGATTTGAAGGCGCGTTCCATGTCGCGTTTCGCTTCTTTTTTGCGCATGTCGTTACGTTTGTCGTAATCTTTTTTCCCTTTGCCGACGCCGATTAATAGCTTGGCGTAGCCGTCTTTAATGTACATTTTTAATGGGACAATTGTGTAGCCATCACGTTTTACAGCACCGACTAGCTCGCCAATTTGCTTTTTATGGAGCAGCAATTTGCGGGCGCGTAGTGGGTCGTGATTGAAACGGTTGCCTTGTTCGAATGAGCTGACATGCATATTGTTAATCCATGCTTCACCGCTGCGGATTTGTACATAGGATTCTTTTAGTTGGACCCTTCCTGCACGGATGGATTTAATTTCTGTGCCCGTTAGCACCATGCCCGCTTCGATTGTGTCTTCAATGAAGTAGTCGTGCCCGGCTTTTTTGTTTTGTGCTAATACTTTCCCAGTACCTTTTGCCATATAAATTCACCCTCTACTTAAAGGTTAGCAGGGAGTACCTGCTTTATTATTGATTAAGCGAAAGCACCAGTAAAGTGATATTGGTGCTTTCGCCTTTCTTTTATTTACGTTTTGATTTTTTCTTTTTGCCTTTTTTTGCAACGCCTTCGTAGAATTTCTGCTTTTGCTTTACGCCTTTTTTAGGGCCTGGGCTTGAGCCATCTTTGCGGCGTCCTCGTGGATCACAGTCGCTTTCACGTCGCTCTCCTTGTCCGCCTTGTCTTTCTTCAGTGCGACCACTACGACTGCCACGTCCGCTTCTTTCATCTTCGTTGCGACCACTGCGACTGCCACGTCCGCCTCGTTCTTCTTCGTTGCGTCCGCCTCTGCGATTGCCACGACTACTACGTTCGCCCTTGTTCTCGCTATAATTTTTACGTGCGTGAATAACAGTTGGTGCTGCTTTTCGAGTTCGTCCATACGACGTTACCATTCCGACGATTTCAAAGTCAATCGATGACTCCTCAATAATAACATTTGCTACACGTACTGTTACTTCATCCCCGATACGGAATTGACGATTTGTACGTTCACCAATCATAATCATTTGACGGTCGTCAAAACGATAGTAGTCATCTGTCATATTGCTAATATGAACAAGTCCTTCGATCGTATTTGGAAGCTCCACGAAAATCCCGAAGTTTGTAATAGACGATACGATCCCTTCAAACTCCTCACCAATTTTATCGGACATATATTGTGCTTTTTTCAGCGCATCCGTATCGCGCTCTGCATCGACAGCACGGCGTTCACGCTCTGACGTATGATCCGCAATTTCATCCATTGCCATGCCCCACTGTGCAACTGTTTCTCTCGACGTATCTTTATTAATTAAATACGTTCGAATTAAACGATGCACGATTAAGTCCGGATAACGGCGGATTGGTGACGTAAAGTGTGTATAGAAATCTGTTGATAAACCAAAGTGACCTAAGCTTTCAGGATAATATTTTGCCTGTTGCATCGAACGTAGAAGCATTGTTGAAATAACAGGCTCCTCTGGCATGCCTTCAATGGCTTTTAATACATCTTGTAGTGCTTTCGGATGTACCGTGTTTCCAGTACCTTTTATTAAAATACCGAAGTTCGTGACAAATTCAAAGAAGCGTTGTAGCTTTTCTGGCTTTGGATCTTCGTGAATACGATAAAGGAACGGTACATTCATCCAATGGAAATGCTCTGCTACTGTTTCATTGGCCGCTAGCATGAAATCTTCAATTAATTTCTCAGCTACTGTACGTTCACGTAATTCAATATCGATTGGCCAGCCATCTTCGTCCACGATCACTTTAGATTCTTTAAAGTCAAAGTCAATAGCACCACGCATTTCACGTTTAGTACGTAAAATGTTTGACAGCTCAGCCATATGTTTAAACATTGGTACTAGTGGCTCATAGCGGGCCATTAACTCCTTGTCCTGCTCCTCTAAAATCTTGTATACGTCTTTATATGTCATACGTTCTGTCGTTTTAATGACACTTTGGAAAATTTCATGTGAAATGACATTACCATTTGCATCAATAATCATTTCACAAGACAGTACTAAACGGTCAACCTGTGGATTTAATGAACAGATGCCATTCGATAGTCGATGTGGAATCATCGGAATAACGCGGTCTGTTAAATATACACTCGTCGCACGATCATAAGCTTCGATATCTATTACAGAGCCTTGAGTTACATAATAACTAACGTCTGCAATATGTACGCCTAGTTTATAAGTACCGTCTACGTTTTTCGTTACGGTTACAGCATCATCCAAGTCCTTTGCATCAGCACCATCGATTGTCACAATCGTTTCATGACGTAAATCACGGCGACCTTCTAAATCTGCCGCTGTAATTTCATCTGGCACACTTTGTGCAACAGCAACCACTTCTTCTGGGAATTCAGGTGGAATGTCATGCTTATATAAAATAGATAGAATGTCAACACCTGGGTCATTTTTGTGCCCTAAAATTTTCGTAATATAGCCTGTAGCTGATTTTAAATCCTCTGGCCAAGTAGCCACCTCAACGACAACCTTGTGTCCGTCGACAGCTCCTAACGTATCACCTTTAGCAATGAAAATGTCCATCGGTAGTTTTTTGTCATCTAACACAACAAAGCCAAAGCCTCGATTTGCTTGGAACGTCCCGACAAAGCTTGTTTGTCCTCGTTCTACTACCTTTGTCACTGTTCCTTCACGGCGATCGCCGAATGATTCCTTTAACACACGGATAAGTACGATATCACCGTTTATTGCACCGTTTACTTCATGCGGTGGAATGAAAACATCATCCATCCCTTCAATATCAGGTGTAACAAAGCCGAAGCCTTTCGCATGCCCGATAAATTTACCTCGCAGTAAATTCATACGCTCTGGCAAGCCATAACGATTAGAGCGAGAACGAACAACTAAACCTTGCCCCTCCATACGCACTAACGTTTTCACTAATTCTTTAAATTCGTCAGCATCCTCAAAGCCAAATACGTCCTCGATTTCGCCAACTGTTAATGGTTTATAATCTTCTTCACGGAAAAAATCGAGTAACCGACTTTGTAGTGAATTTTTTTGGTCTTTCATAATTTCCCTCCTTCATGAGAAAATCCTTCTTATGTTTTATTGTGCCCAATTTAGGCTTTCTAAAAAGTGATAAATATCTTCATGTAACTGATCTTTTTCTTGATCTAACGTAATAACATGCTTTGAGTTTTCATACCACTTGATTTGTTTTTCAAGTGACTCAGTTTGATTATATATAATGTTGGCAGATTCTGTCTCAATTACCTCGTCATTTGTCGCTTGTACGACAAAAATTGGTGCATAAATCATGTCAATTTGCTGACGCGTCTGATCAATAAATTCTCGCAACTCTTGTAAAGATGGCATGCCCTTTTCAGCAATTAACGAAACTTCAGCTTCGATTTGCTCTTCATCTTTACCTTGGAACTTTTTATAGTCCCTTGCATATTTCAGGACACCTTCGAACATAATGTCCGTTGTGCGCATCGTCATCGGGGAACACATCGTCACGATACCTTTAACTGGGTTATTCAGCGCAACGTTTAAAGCCATCACACCACCCAACGACAATCCAGCCACAGCAATTTCCTGATAGCCCGCTTCCTGTAGCTGTTTGTACGCAGCTATGACATCCTGCCACCAATCAGCAGGACCTGTTGTAATAAGTTCCTCCGGTTCCACACCGTGACCTTTATAATGAGGCGCTAATGTAGTATACCCTTTTTTCTCTAAAAACCTACCAAGCATTCGCACATCCGCCGAGCTTCCTGTAAACCCATGCAGTAATAAAACCGCTCGTGATCCTGCTTGAAAGAAAAAAGGCTGTGATAATGATTTTTTCATCGCGAGCTCTCCTTCATCCTAATACATACTATAACCATTATAGCCATACTGAAGCTTCCTCAAAAGCTTTGGCGATTGTTACTTTTTTTATGAGGTTTTATCGGTTAATTTGATGGGTCTTTTTGGCATTTTGATGGTCTTTCCGGCATTTTGAGGATTCTATCCGTCATTTTGGCTCTTCTATCCACGATTTTGATGGTTCTATCCACGATTTCAATGGTTCTATCCACGACTCTAGCTTTTCCATCTATCATTTTGCGATTCGCGGGTATTCGCCTTGCTTTCGCGGGTATTGCTCTGCTTCGCGGGTATTCACCCTGCTTCCGCGGGTATTCGCCCTGCTTCCGCGGGTATTGCTCTGCTTCGCGGGTATTGCTCTGCTCCGCGGGTATTCGCCTCGCTTTCGCGGGTATTCACCTCGCTTCCGCGGGTATTCGCCTCGCTTCCGCGGGTATTCGCCTTGTTTCGCGGGTATTGCTCTGCTTCGCGGGTATTTGCTTCGCTTCCGCGGGTATTCGCTTCGCTTTCGCGGGTATTCACTCCACTTCCGCGGGTATTTCCCTCCCCCGCGCGGGTATTCACTTTACTGAACTAACTATGTATTGGCGTCCAAATAATTAGCACCATAAAAGAAAACGCCCAACCAGTAAGGTTAGGCGATATATCTTCAACTATTAGATTTTTGTAATAGCGAGTGCTAAAATAAAGAATAATATTGCTAACACAACTGTTGCACGGTGAAGGATTAGATCCATACCACGTGCTTTTTGCTTTCCAAATAGTTGTTCAGCTCCACCCGAGATGGCACCTGACAAGCCTGCACTTTTACTAGATTGAAGTAATACTACAACGATCAACGCTATTGATACGATTATTAATGAAACTAATACTACTGTATGCATCCACTGCACCTCCCGAACTTCGAACATCACAACAAATCACATTATAACAAAAAAAGGTTGCCTTGACAAACTGAGATTAATAAATAACCTTATTTTTCCCATTTAAGTTATTTTTAAACCCTTTGCCATAACGCGAGATTGATTACCGTTCCGACTGGGGCGTCCGATAAGCCGCTTAAGCCAACACGATGTTGGTCACGAAGGCGTTATCACAGGATGTGATGCTCTTAGCCTTCGTCCTCTTCTGGCTCGCTCCATAGTCTCATCTATAACGCTGATCCCCAAGGAGTCGCCCAGTCGGAACGAAGATCAATTTTTAATATAAATGTCATTCCCATCTATTGGTGAAGAATTTAGTTTTACAAAAAATAGATAACACCTCCTTAACGCATTAACCTATAATAGTTAAAAATGTAATAATAATGGAGGTACATATGAAGAAGTATATGTGGCTGATTTTTTTGCTCATTCCTTTAAGCTTGCTTACTGCTTGTTCAGCTACTTTTAAGGCAATCAATGCACTAGTAGACGAGGAACCTGAATCGCAAGAAGAAGCCTTTACAGAAGACAAGCAACCTGCTAGCAAAGCGCCATCCGCAGATTTTTCAACAGATGATCTTTTTTCAACGACATTATTCAAAAAAGATCCTGCCTTGCTTCAATTTTCAAAGATCATCGAAAAGCGAATATCAAAATTCGAGCCAAACTTTAAAGTATTATATAGAGGAAAATTAGATTGGGATACACTTAAAGTACAGCTAGATGATATAAAAAGCTTAATTTCCTTTGTTAACCCTTATACTGCAGGTTATATCGACAGTTTCACATGTGAAGCAATAGAAACGGATAACGGGTACTTAATCGAATTTAATTTTACATATTTCTCAGATGCCGAGAAAGAAAAGTTAGTTGATTCTTATGTTCAAGAATTTACTAATTTGTATATTACAAATGACATGGATGACTTTAGTCGTGCTAAAACCATCAATGACTATATCGTACAACTAGCTACTTATTCTGGAGAAAGTGAGACTTATGGTCAAACAGTTTATGAATTAATCAGTAAAGAAACTGGGGTTTGTCAAGCTTACGCATTACTAGCCTATCGTTTATTTTTAGCGGCTGGTCTCGATGTTAAATACGTTTATGGCTACAGCGATAATCAGCTTCATGCATGGAATTTAGTAAGTATTGACGGTAATTGGTATCATATTGATACGACTTGGAATGATGTCGATCCTAATGAGCCTTATGCTATTTCCTACGCATATTTTTTAGTGAATGACGAAAAACTAAGTGAAGATCATCTATGGGTAAGGGAAAACTATGTTGTTGCTACAAGTAATGCTTACGATTTTATGCATGATATGTGGTACGCAGATACTGTTGGCAACGTTATTTATTATACTAGCATAACCGACAGCATGGTATACGCTTATGACATAGCAACAAAACAAACTGCACAAATTACTGAATCAGCCTGCTACTACTTAGCTGCTGATGACAATGCGGTTTATTGCAGTGATTATGATAATGCAGGCTATTTAACAAAAATTAATGTAAACAATGGCTCAGAGGAAGTGTTATTAGAAGAAGAAGTTCTAAACTTGTTCATTGATGAAGATGGTGTTTTACTTTATGAAACACTTGACGGTGAAGAACATTCTTTCTAGCCAAGCCATAAAATTACTGAAAGAATCTGCTAGCTTCCAGTAAGCAGATTCTATTTTTCCCCTTCAATACCACATTTTTCTCCACTTTCACTCTTAATAGCAACTTTCCTTTACACTTACTTTTTGAATTCACCTAAAGGAGGCAAATCATGAAATACTCAAAAAAATGGTGTTCATTGTTTTTTGCAAGTGCCCTTATTTTATCGTCGTTTAGTATCGCTCAACCGGAAGTACAAGCAGCTGAAGTAAAGAAGCCAACAAATGTTATTATGCTGGTGATGGATGGCAGTAGTAATAGTGCCGTTACTCTTTCTCGTTGGTATAAAGGTGAAAGCTTGGCAATGGACGAAATTTTATCAGGTGCCGTGCGTACGTACTCTGCTGAATCGGCAATTACAGACTCTGCTCCTGCCGCTACTGCATTAGCAACTGGTCATAAATCAAATGATAATTATGTCGGTGTGTTACCGTCTGTTATTAATTCACCAGGGCTAGAGCAAATTGCTAAAGAGGATGCCTTTAAACCTGTAGCCAATGTTTTAGAAGGGGCTAAACAACAGGGCAAGGCAACAGGATTGATTTCAACTTCTGAAATTCAACATGCGACACCAGCAGGATTTTCTGCACATGTTAATAATAGAAGCCAATATGATAACATCGCTGAGCAGCAAGTTTATCAAAATATTGATGTCGTATTAGGTGGTGGCTTTGAGTCTCTGGTGCCAGGCTCAACAAAAAATGCTCGTAAAGATGGCGAGAATTTAGTAGATGTCCTAAAAGAAAAAAAATATGACATCGTTAAAACACGCGATGAGCTCCTAAATAGCCATTCATCAAAAATTTGGGGAAGCTTTGCTCCAGGTGCCCTTGCCTTCGATTTGGATCGGGCTACCACAAAAGCATCTGAACCAACTCTTGCTGAGATGACGAATAAAGCAATTAATACGCTGAAAAAGGATGAGGGCGGCTTCTTCTTATTTGTAGAAGGCAGTAAGGTGGACTGGGCGGCTCATGCCAATGACACAATCGGTATCATTAGTGACATTCTATCCTTTGATGCTGCAGTGAAAGAAGCCGTTGATTTTGCAAAAGAAGATGGCAATACAATGGTCATTGCTGTTACAGACCATTGTAATAGTGGTATTTCAATGGGTAATGCCAACACGTCTAGTACTTACGCTAGCATACCTGTATCTGCCTATATCGATCCTCTGAAGAAAGCTACAATGACAATTGAAGGTGCGTTAAGCTACTTAAAAAAAGATAAATCAAATATTGTAGAAGTCGCTGCACTTTATGGATTAGATAATTTATCTAAGGGCGAGCTAGCAACATTAAAATCGACTAAAAACATCGGCAAAGAAATGGTAAAAATGCTTGCAAATCGGGCAAACATTGGCTATACAACTGGTGGGCATACTGGTGAAGATGTATTCTTATATTCATACGGGCCATCAAAAATTACAGGTCTTGTAGAAAACACAGATTTAGCACATTCAATGGCACAGTTTATGGGCTTTGATTTAAATAAGCTTACAGATGATTTATATATCCCCGCTACAAAAGAATTCAAAGAAAAAGGCTATACAACTAAAATTGACTTAGCTGACAAAGAAAACCCTAAGTTTATTGCAAAAAAAAATGATGTAACCGTTACAATTCCTGTGAATAAGAACACGTTGATGTATGAGGACACCTCAACAAAGACGACAAAGACTCATACTTTCGACACAATCAATGTCTACAACGGCACTGAATTTTACGTTTCAAAAAAAGTTTTAAATGTAATCAAATAATAAATGGGGTGCTATCATAAGTTGAGATAATTAACTGATGATAGCATTTTTCTTTTGCTCAATATGTATCGCAACAGCCCTCAAAAGATTGCCAACTCCATAATCTGCTTAATATCCCCCTTTTTCATCCCATTATTTTAGAAACGGGAGACTTTTGTAACTGCCGCTGCCACTTTCGTTTGCTGAAAGAGGTAAAAAATAATACCGACATTTTTCATTGAATTTACTTTGATTTTACTTTTATTCATTAAGCTTAATATAATGCGTTAAAAATGGTAATAATAAACAATATAAAAATTATTCGGCACATCACCAAAAGTTGTGGATAACATTTTTTTAAATATATGCCTTGTATATTAGTTGATTGGAGTAGGGGCTGGTCGTGCCCAGTCGGAACGGAAATCAACTACACGTTATGGTGTGTTCATCCATTAAGCGAGCGTGCAATAACGCAAGGAAGTTTATCGTTCACGACCTTTTACCAAAAGTTAGGAATGACATTTATTAAAACGTATGTTATTTATATAAGTTGAGCGGAATGGAGACTGAGCGACTCCTTGGGGATTAATCCTGAAGCGAGCCTATCAGAGGAACAAGGCTAAAAGGTAGGGCGTCCCACGGAAAACGTACAGTTGGAAACGAAAATCAATCACTCGTTATGTTATGAGCCGGCAAATTAAGTTGGAAAAACGACAATAATAAACCAATTTCTTTTCTTCCATTTTAACTAACTTTTCCAAAATCTTAATTTTACCTTAAACTTTTCTTATGATTTAATGAATAATTTAAAATTCGGCAACATTTTTCTCCACTTTCCGTCAAAACAGTGATAAAAATTTAATAAAAGGAAAAAAGGTTACTAAAAATAACTTGAAAAAATATGTATTTTTTTAGTATATTTACAAAGTTATATTCTTTTTTCATTTATAATTGGAGGTGGACATATGCAATCCATCAAAAATAATGAGCTTTTTCGTTTTATAGGCTTTACGTTATTTTATTTCATCATTTTGGTGCTCTTGTTTCTTATTCATGGCTTCCATGATATGAATGCAGGACCATTTATATATACTGAATTTTAAGAAAAGGAGATATATATTATGTTAAGTATTTTAGAGGCTATTCAAAATGTGGCACACGAACATCCACATCGAACTGCATATCAAACCAATACTGATTCCTTAACGTATGGT
Proteins encoded in this region:
- the rnr gene encoding ribonuclease R — encoded protein: MKDQKNSLQSRLLDFFREEDYKPLTVGEIEDVFGFEDADEFKELVKTLVRMEGQGLVVRSRSNRYGLPERMNLLRGKFIGHAKGFGFVTPDIEGMDDVFIPPHEVNGAINGDIVLIRVLKESFGDRREGTVTKVVERGQTSFVGTFQANRGFGFVVLDDKKLPMDIFIAKGDTLGAVDGHKVVVEVATWPEDLKSATGYITKILGHKNDPGVDILSILYKHDIPPEFPEEVVAVAQSVPDEITAADLEGRRDLRHETIVTIDGADAKDLDDAVTVTKNVDGTYKLGVHIADVSYYVTQGSVIDIEAYDRATSVYLTDRVIPMIPHRLSNGICSLNPQVDRLVLSCEMIIDANGNVISHEIFQSVIKTTERMTYKDVYKILEEQDKELMARYEPLVPMFKHMAELSNILRTKREMRGAIDFDFKESKVIVDEDGWPIDIELRERTVAEKLIEDFMLAANETVAEHFHWMNVPFLYRIHEDPKPEKLQRFFEFVTNFGILIKGTGNTVHPKALQDVLKAIEGMPEEPVISTMLLRSMQQAKYYPESLGHFGLSTDFYTHFTSPIRRYPDLIVHRLIRTYLINKDTSRETVAQWGMAMDEIADHTSERERRAVDAERDTDALKKAQYMSDKIGEEFEGIVSSITNFGIFVELPNTIEGLVHISNMTDDYYRFDDRQMIMIGERTNRQFRIGDEVTVRVANVIIEESSIDFEIVGMVTSYGRTRKAAPTVIHARKNYSENKGERSSRGNRRGGRNEEERGGRGSRSGRNEDERSGRGSRSGRTEERQGGQGERRESDCDPRGRRKDGSSPGPKKGVKQKQKFYEGVAKKGKKKKSKRK
- a CDS encoding transglutaminase domain-containing protein, yielding MKKYMWLIFLLIPLSLLTACSATFKAINALVDEEPESQEEAFTEDKQPASKAPSADFSTDDLFSTTLFKKDPALLQFSKIIEKRISKFEPNFKVLYRGKLDWDTLKVQLDDIKSLISFVNPYTAGYIDSFTCEAIETDNGYLIEFNFTYFSDAEKEKLVDSYVQEFTNLYITNDMDDFSRAKTINDYIVQLATYSGESETYGQTVYELISKETGVCQAYALLAYRLFLAAGLDVKYVYGYSDNQLHAWNLVSIDGNWYHIDTTWNDVDPNEPYAISYAYFLVNDEKLSEDHLWVRENYVVATSNAYDFMHDMWYADTVGNVIYYTSITDSMVYAYDIATKQTAQITESACYYLAADDNAVYCSDYDNAGYLTKINVNNGSEEVLLEEEVLNLFIDEDGVLLYETLDGEEHSF
- the secG gene encoding preprotein translocase subunit SecG translates to MHTVVLVSLIIVSIALIVVVLLQSSKSAGLSGAISGGAEQLFGKQKARGMDLILHRATVVLAILFFILALAITKI
- a CDS encoding teichoic acid D-Ala incorporation-associated protein DltX — its product is MQSIKNNELFRFIGFTLFYFIILVLLFLIHGFHDMNAGPFIYTEF
- the smpB gene encoding SsrA-binding protein SmpB translates to MAKGTGKVLAQNKKAGHDYFIEDTIEAGMVLTGTEIKSIRAGRVQLKESYVQIRSGEAWINNMHVSSFEQGNRFNHDPLRARKLLLHKKQIGELVGAVKRDGYTIVPLKMYIKDGYAKLLIGVGKGKKDYDKRNDMRKKEAKRDMERAFKSKNQ
- a CDS encoding carboxylesterase, which produces MKKSLSQPFFFQAGSRAVLLLHGFTGSSADVRMLGRFLEKKGYTTLAPHYKGHGVEPEELITTGPADWWQDVIAAYKQLQEAGYQEIAVAGLSLGGVMALNVALNNPVKGIVTMCSPMTMRTTDIMFEGVLKYARDYKKFQGKDEEQIEAEVSLIAEKGMPSLQELREFIDQTRQQIDMIYAPIFVVQATNDEVIETESANIIYNQTESLEKQIKWYENSKHVITLDQEKDQLHEDIYHFLESLNWAQ
- a CDS encoding alkaline phosphatase translates to MKYSKKWCSLFFASALILSSFSIAQPEVQAAEVKKPTNVIMLVMDGSSNSAVTLSRWYKGESLAMDEILSGAVRTYSAESAITDSAPAATALATGHKSNDNYVGVLPSVINSPGLEQIAKEDAFKPVANVLEGAKQQGKATGLISTSEIQHATPAGFSAHVNNRSQYDNIAEQQVYQNIDVVLGGGFESLVPGSTKNARKDGENLVDVLKEKKYDIVKTRDELLNSHSSKIWGSFAPGALAFDLDRATTKASEPTLAEMTNKAINTLKKDEGGFFLFVEGSKVDWAAHANDTIGIISDILSFDAAVKEAVDFAKEDGNTMVIAVTDHCNSGISMGNANTSSTYASIPVSAYIDPLKKATMTIEGALSYLKKDKSNIVEVAALYGLDNLSKGELATLKSTKNIGKEMVKMLANRANIGYTTGGHTGEDVFLYSYGPSKITGLVENTDLAHSMAQFMGFDLNKLTDDLYIPATKEFKEKGYTTKIDLADKENPKFIAKKNDVTVTIPVNKNTLMYEDTSTKTTKTHTFDTINVYNGTEFYVSKKVLNVIK